The Deltaproteobacteria bacterium genome window below encodes:
- a CDS encoding SGNH/GDSL hydrolase family protein — protein sequence MITSTSDDLTRRSRRFLIPYVLFVIAAGACALEAGVRLLGLARRLTPQYMQAVGDPYLPYKPRPLSVRTSCSEGEFCFEHRHNSLGFRDEEHDLAKPARTFRIVGLGDSFTYGRGAAFDDTYLKVLEARLNARAGDHPRVEIIKAGIPGFFPEPERILLEHYGLPFAPDLVLVAFMPNDLIDTYRGVDALTFTKTGDLTTREAARLGDSAAWLYVHSHLLRILLQAHVSRRVARHTAWIGTVYAPGEAFEDQWRKVEPEYLRMRELARSVGASLVIVHISDNLPGLRHRGYPAARLAAWCAEHGIPFIDTLPAMQRAEVAERLYWPRDAHCNAAGYRVIADVLYDELTRRALVP from the coding sequence GTGATCACGTCGACAAGCGACGATCTGACCCGACGCTCGCGTCGCTTTCTCATCCCGTACGTCCTCTTCGTCATCGCCGCCGGCGCCTGCGCTCTCGAGGCGGGCGTGCGCCTTCTCGGCCTCGCGCGCCGCCTGACGCCGCAGTACATGCAGGCGGTCGGCGACCCCTACCTCCCCTACAAACCGCGCCCGCTGAGCGTCAGAACGTCCTGCTCTGAGGGCGAGTTCTGCTTCGAGCACCGGCACAACAGCCTCGGCTTCCGCGACGAGGAGCATGATCTGGCGAAGCCCGCCCGCACCTTCCGCATCGTCGGCCTCGGTGACTCCTTCACCTACGGCCGCGGGGCCGCATTCGACGACACCTACCTGAAGGTCCTCGAGGCCCGGCTCAATGCACGCGCGGGCGACCATCCGAGAGTCGAGATCATCAAGGCGGGCATCCCCGGCTTCTTCCCCGAGCCCGAGCGCATTCTGCTCGAGCACTACGGCCTGCCCTTCGCGCCCGATCTCGTTCTCGTCGCCTTCATGCCGAACGACCTCATCGATACGTACCGCGGCGTCGACGCGCTCACCTTCACCAAGACCGGCGACCTGACGACGCGCGAAGCGGCCCGGCTCGGGGACTCCGCGGCCTGGCTCTATGTGCACTCCCATCTGCTCCGCATTCTTCTCCAGGCGCACGTGTCGCGAAGAGTCGCACGGCACACCGCCTGGATTGGCACCGTCTATGCGCCCGGCGAGGCCTTCGAGGATCAGTGGAGGAAGGTCGAACCGGAGTACCTGAGGATGCGCGAGCTCGCTCGCAGCGTCGGCGCCAGCCTCGTCATCGTCCACATCTCGGACAACCTTCCCGGGCTCCGGCACCGTGGATATCCAGCCGCGCGACTTGCGGCCTGGTGCGCAGAGCACGGCATCCCGTTCATAGACACCCTGCCTGCAATGCAACGCGCGGAGGTGGCCGAGCGTCTGTACTGGCCACGGGACGCTCACTGCAACGCCGCCGGCTATCGCGTGATCGCCGACGTACTTTACGACGAGCTGACGCGACGCGCGCTCGTGCCGTAG
- a CDS encoding FAD-dependent oxidoreductase yields MGGHAGPPPARAPPPLRGPRGRICHDRAPLLPLPRRHGARAQRRRPPARLPARAPLGAPLLALARPRLHGAGDAARRPDRTRPARARAPDAAPRRRQGDLVAHLRGLLRALAARLHLPGQRAGRRLARAGRARRLGGRVGDRRGARGPRRRAPARGPRRARAARRAFPAGRRGHRPGCGPRALLRAPPSARPRGPPPRAARHRVRRGRVRAHPALLAPRPGRARARARRLGDFPLRPAPAASREPEAPRPHALLRAPGGVARRRLRRRPPPAEAARRAERRAPRRAARAMTDGAAVAHDVHELADVVVVGSGAGGAVVARELAVRGRGVVLVEEGGFFTGKHFTGNPRAMIDLLYRSRGLTFALGRPTIPIPLGRCVGGTTTINSGTCYRAPDYVLDEWAERHGVRGAREADLRPYFERVEQELHVRPVPDETYGRNSTLFERGAAALGYAGARIPRNERGCLGTGVCAFGCPQDAKQAMHVSYVPRALAAGARLFTRCRVDQVLLSAGKAMGVVGRFIDADERETGHELRVLARHVVVACGALLTPALLERSGVPDPSGLRGRNLHIHPATRVGALFDEEVRGWEEVPQAYNVHQFTREGIFIQGQFVPPAMEAPVLPGVGTAHKEVMARYARLGSFGALVSDESAGRVRAGRGRFPRVTYRLGAVDARKLARAIGLAAEIFFAAGAREVYSGVHSRPVLRSIDEARALQRAELPAADFEMMAFHPQGTARMGEDPRQAVTDSVGRVHGTPGLWVGDASLFPSSCKVNPQITIMALATRLAERLAAE; encoded by the coding sequence GACGGCACGGTGCGCGCGCTCAACGCCGCCGGCCACCCGCTCGGCTTCCCGCCCGCGCCCCCCTCGGCGCTCCGCTTCTGGCTCTCGCTCGGCCTCGCCTACATGGTGCTGGTGACGCTGCTCGCCGCCCAGATCGCACGCGACCCGCGCGGGCGCGCGCCCCTGATGCCGCTCCTCGCCGCCGGCAAGGCGACCTCGTCGCTCACCTGCGCGGGCTACTTCGTGCTCTCGCTGCCCGCCTTCATCTACCTGGCCAACGCGCTGGTCGACGGCTCGCTCGCGCTGGTCGCGCTCGGCGCCTGGGCGGTCGTGTGGGCGACCGACGAGGCGCCCGCGGCCCGCGACGCCGCGCTCCTGCGCGCGGTCCTCGACGCGCTCGTGCCGCGCGGCGGGCCTTTCCCGCTGGGCGCCGCGGACACCGACCTGGATGCGGCCCTCGCGCGCTACTTCGCGCGCCTCCATCCGCTCGGCCCCGCGGGCCTCCGCCTCGTGCTGCGCGCCATCGAGTACGGCGCGGTCGTGTTCGAGCGCACCCGGCCCTTCTCGCGCCTCGACCCGGCCGCGCGCGAGCGCGCGCTCGCCGCCTGGGAGACTTCCCGCTTCGGCCCGCGCCGGCAGCTTCTCGCGAGCCTGAAGCTCCTCGCCCTCATGCACTTCTACGAGCGCCCGGAGGTGTGGCCCGCCGTCGGCTACGACGACGCCCACCTCCGGCGGAAGCTGCTCGACGGGCCGAACGCCGCGCACCACGCCGCGCGGCTCGCGCCATGACCGACGGCGCCGCCGTCGCGCACGACGTCCACGAGCTCGCCGACGTGGTCGTGGTGGGCTCGGGCGCGGGCGGCGCGGTGGTGGCCCGCGAGCTCGCGGTGCGCGGCCGCGGCGTGGTGCTGGTCGAGGAGGGCGGCTTCTTCACCGGCAAGCACTTCACCGGGAACCCGCGCGCGATGATCGACCTCCTCTACCGGAGCCGCGGGCTCACCTTCGCGCTCGGCCGCCCGACCATCCCGATCCCGCTCGGCCGCTGCGTCGGTGGCACGACGACCATCAACTCCGGCACCTGCTACCGCGCCCCGGACTACGTCCTCGACGAGTGGGCGGAGCGCCACGGCGTCCGGGGCGCGCGTGAAGCCGACCTGCGCCCCTACTTCGAGCGCGTCGAGCAGGAGCTGCACGTCCGCCCCGTCCCCGACGAGACCTACGGCCGCAACAGCACGCTCTTCGAGCGCGGCGCGGCGGCGCTCGGCTACGCGGGGGCAAGGATTCCCCGAAACGAGCGCGGCTGCCTCGGCACCGGCGTGTGCGCCTTCGGCTGCCCGCAGGACGCAAAGCAGGCGATGCACGTCTCCTACGTGCCCCGCGCGCTCGCCGCCGGCGCGCGGCTCTTCACGCGCTGCCGCGTCGACCAGGTCCTCCTCTCGGCCGGCAAGGCGATGGGCGTGGTCGGCCGCTTCATCGACGCGGACGAGCGCGAGACGGGCCACGAGCTCCGCGTGCTGGCGCGCCACGTGGTGGTGGCCTGCGGCGCGCTGCTCACGCCCGCGCTGCTCGAGCGGAGCGGGGTGCCGGATCCGTCGGGGCTCCGCGGGCGGAACCTCCACATCCACCCCGCGACTCGCGTCGGCGCCCTCTTCGACGAGGAGGTGCGCGGCTGGGAGGAGGTGCCGCAGGCCTACAACGTGCACCAGTTCACGCGCGAGGGCATCTTCATCCAGGGCCAGTTCGTGCCGCCCGCGATGGAGGCTCCCGTTCTCCCCGGCGTCGGGACGGCGCACAAGGAGGTCATGGCGCGCTACGCGCGCCTCGGCTCCTTCGGGGCCCTCGTCTCGGACGAGTCGGCGGGGCGCGTGCGCGCCGGGCGCGGCCGCTTCCCACGCGTCACCTACCGGCTCGGCGCCGTCGACGCGCGGAAGCTCGCGCGCGCCATCGGGCTCGCCGCCGAGATCTTCTTTGCCGCCGGCGCCCGCGAGGTCTACTCGGGCGTCCACTCGCGTCCGGTGCTGCGCTCGATCGACGAGGCGCGCGCTCTCCAGCGGGCCGAGCTGCCCGCAGCCGACTTCGAGATGATGGCCTTCCACCCGCAGGGCACGGCCCGCATGGGCGAGGATCCGCGGCAGGCCGTCACCGACTCCGTCGGCCGGGTCCACGGCACACCGGGTCTGTGGGTCGGCGACGCGAGTCTCTTCCCATCGTCCTGCAAGGTGAACCCGCAGATCACGATCATGGCGCTCGCCACGCGCCTCGCCGAACGGCTGGCCGCGGAGTGA